The Bacteroidales bacterium genome has a window encoding:
- a CDS encoding GAF domain-containing protein → MKINTKLLLTILTSSILIYIIVLGYISIKSKNISFQNTADIIDSYTNQYAKLAETNIDSNINIINFLGQSFENFKEIPDTLRRDFYNNQMKSLLATNNELLSIWCNWEPNSIDNFDTSYVSKPGSTVLGNFKPVYYKLNGEIKLNLFVEQSPETIYDDDIYIQLQNDLKKTITKPYFHSNTGIKQNEILQTKAVVPIIVNDNFQGIAGINFSFTQIQKLFNDFKHFDNSYLFLIDNNGNFVIHPNKKHIRKSIKKSFPEYSKKHDLIKKINEKRKFSFVNKNEHESVYVSVVPFTIGNTNITWATGIVIPLKFITQKSNKTLLITALIGIIGLLFIAFVIFYVAYKISRPLISITELLKTLAKGNISAKKVKIKSDDEIKEIAESISHLIDGLDRTTDFATQIGKGNFDIEFTSLSEDDMLGNSLIEMQKNLQKAKEEENKRKEEENIQKWITQGITKIGEVLRQSSNIKSLCSDIICHLISYLNANQGCVYIINDNEKNDIYLENIAVLGYEDNSIIKKRYNLGEGLMGRCAFEKQTIYRIDIPKDYVKIVSGLGSSLPGSILLVPLILNNEILGVIEIDSFSHLKPHHIEFVEKISENIASTINSVKVSEKTTQLLEQSQQQGEELAAQEEEMRQNMEEMQATQEEATKREDEINNFINAINSNSLVAEYDMEGKLIQINQIFLDLLDIPEGQVIGTYFGSIGTPTVSMNSDLQDIWSDLRTGKSRKITYKLIINKIEIILTEVCSPVFDDEGNPFKIMSIAADITNINIDKEQLNIIN, encoded by the coding sequence AATATGCAAAACTTGCCGAAACCAATATTGATTCTAATATTAATATTATAAATTTTTTAGGACAGTCATTTGAAAATTTTAAAGAAATTCCCGATACACTAAGAAGAGATTTTTATAATAATCAAATGAAAAGTTTACTTGCAACAAACAATGAACTTTTATCAATTTGGTGTAACTGGGAACCAAACTCAATTGATAATTTTGACACTTCTTACGTAAGCAAGCCGGGGAGTACAGTCTTGGGGAATTTTAAGCCCGTATATTATAAACTTAACGGTGAAATAAAATTAAATTTATTCGTTGAACAATCTCCCGAAACTATTTATGATGACGACATTTATATTCAACTTCAGAATGATTTAAAAAAAACAATTACAAAACCTTATTTTCATTCCAATACCGGCATAAAACAAAACGAAATACTACAAACAAAAGCTGTAGTTCCTATTATTGTTAATGATAATTTTCAAGGCATTGCAGGAATTAACTTTTCATTTACTCAAATACAAAAATTATTTAATGATTTTAAGCATTTTGATAACAGTTATTTATTTTTAATTGATAATAATGGAAACTTTGTAATACATCCTAACAAAAAACATATAAGGAAATCAATAAAAAAATCTTTTCCTGAATATAGTAAGAAACATGATTTAATAAAAAAAATAAATGAAAAGAGGAAATTTTCATTTGTTAATAAAAACGAGCATGAATCTGTATATGTTTCGGTTGTTCCTTTTACGATTGGCAATACTAATATTACATGGGCGACAGGTATTGTTATTCCATTAAAATTTATCACACAAAAGTCAAACAAAACATTGTTAATTACAGCACTAATAGGAATTATTGGTTTATTGTTCATAGCTTTTGTAATTTTTTATGTTGCTTATAAAATCAGCCGTCCATTAATATCAATCACTGAATTATTAAAAACTCTTGCAAAAGGAAACATTAGTGCAAAAAAAGTAAAAATAAAATCAGATGATGAAATAAAAGAAATAGCAGAATCTATAAGTCATTTGATTGACGGATTAGACCGCACAACCGACTTTGCCACACAAATCGGAAAGGGTAATTTTGACATTGAATTTACCAGTTTAAGCGAAGATGATATGCTTGGTAATTCTTTAATTGAAATGCAAAAAAATCTGCAAAAAGCAAAAGAAGAAGAAAATAAACGCAAAGAAGAAGAAAATATCCAAAAATGGATAACACAGGGAATAACAAAAATCGGGGAAGTTTTACGTCAAAGTTCAAACATTAAAAGCCTTTGTTCTGATATTATTTGTCATTTAATTTCATATCTAAATGCTAATCAGGGATGTGTATATATTATAAATGATAATGAAAAAAACGATATTTATCTCGAAAACATTGCTGTTTTAGGCTATGAAGATAACTCAATAATTAAAAAACGCTATAATCTCGGAGAAGGTCTTATGGGACGTTGTGCCTTCGAAAAACAAACTATTTATAGAATTGATATCCCAAAGGACTATGTAAAAATAGTTTCAGGATTGGGAAGCTCCTTGCCTGGAAGTATATTGCTCGTTCCTTTAATACTAAATAACGAAATTCTCGGTGTAATTGAAATAGACTCCTTTTCTCATCTTAAACCTCATCATATTGAGTTTGTCGAAAAAATTAGTGAAAACATTGCATCAACTATTAATAGTGTAAAAGTAAGTGAAAAAACAACACAACTATTAGAACAATCACAACAACAAGGCGAAGAATTAGCTGCACAAGAAGAAGAAATGCGACAAAACATGGAAGAAATGCAGGCAACACAAGAAGAAGCTACAAAAAGAGAAGATGAAATCAATAATTTTATAAACGCTATTAATTCTAATTCATTAGTTGCCGAATACGATATGGAAGGAAAACTAATACAAATAAATCAGATATTTCTTGACTTATTAGACATACCCGAAGGGCAGGTTATTGGCACATATTTTGGCTCTATTGGAACACCCACAGTTAGCATGAACAGCGATCTTCAGGACATCTGGAGTGATTTACGAACAGGAAAATCAAGAAAAATAACATATAAACTAATTATAAATAAAATTGAAATTATTTTAACAGAAGTATGCAGCCCTGTTTTTGACGATGAAGGAAATCCATTTAAAATTATGAGTATT